A section of the Streptomyces sp. NBC_01591 genome encodes:
- a CDS encoding ATP-binding SpoIIE family protein phosphatase: MQRDIVQRPGIPAGRADARPVAHTSLPGNLLAPSAARRFVRAALDEWTGLGLPAAVGFSERVAEDAEVVVSELVTNAVVHAGTNVELLARLEEATEDEAAALVLEVSDHHPARAVRSDRPETGSAAEAAEGAGIAGPDEPAEYGRGLQLVGTLAERWGITYRTGLKTVWARLPVDDWNPFPEPAAEPEFQQGLRAAELLAPTARRALRDDADWAGRGALSFLAEASDLLAGQLDEDIVAALSGQLLVPRLADWCAIWLEPENGGPSAVPRLASVWHRDEAETGQLRTLLEQDPIRLPERVGTGPVSMPWPGGEEDGEKADEPAASALAYRITSGGRTLGAVLLGREGLARVPDEVTALIEDFVRRVGLAVGAARAYTRQATISRILQRALLPGKVADIPGVTSSLVYEPSDDGVVGGDFYDIFPCPGDRWCFVLGDVQGSGPEAAVVTGLARPWLRLLAREGFGVGEVLDRLNRLLLDDAMEAAEAAALMVAAAGGQQTADTGQSRFLSLLYGELVPLPGGGVRCTLASGGHPLPLLLRPDGEVRPAAEPQMLLGIFDDVAYESQSFELAPGDSLLCVTDGVTERRSGPLMFDDGDGLALALAGCTGLSADGIADRIKRAVHEFAERPPDDDLALLVLQAG, encoded by the coding sequence TTGCAGCGGGACATCGTTCAGCGTCCCGGTATTCCCGCAGGCCGTGCGGATGCGCGGCCGGTCGCCCATACGTCCCTGCCCGGAAACCTCCTCGCACCCTCCGCCGCCCGCCGGTTCGTCCGGGCCGCGCTCGACGAGTGGACCGGGCTCGGGCTGCCGGCGGCCGTGGGCTTCAGCGAGCGCGTGGCCGAGGACGCGGAGGTCGTCGTCAGCGAGCTGGTCACCAACGCGGTCGTGCACGCCGGGACCAACGTGGAACTGCTCGCCCGGCTGGAGGAGGCCACCGAGGACGAGGCCGCGGCCCTGGTGCTGGAGGTCTCGGACCACCATCCGGCCCGCGCCGTGCGCAGCGACCGCCCGGAGACCGGAAGCGCGGCCGAAGCGGCGGAGGGGGCCGGCATCGCGGGCCCCGACGAGCCCGCCGAGTACGGTCGCGGGCTCCAGCTCGTCGGCACCCTCGCCGAGCGCTGGGGCATCACCTACCGCACCGGCCTCAAGACCGTCTGGGCCCGGCTCCCCGTGGACGACTGGAACCCGTTCCCGGAACCGGCGGCCGAGCCCGAATTCCAGCAGGGACTGCGCGCCGCCGAGCTGCTCGCCCCCACCGCCCGGCGCGCGCTGCGCGACGACGCGGACTGGGCCGGCCGCGGCGCGCTCTCGTTCCTCGCCGAGGCCTCGGACCTGCTCGCCGGCCAGCTCGACGAGGACATCGTGGCGGCGCTCTCCGGACAGTTACTGGTGCCCAGACTCGCCGACTGGTGCGCGATCTGGCTGGAGCCCGAGAACGGCGGACCCTCGGCCGTCCCCCGGCTCGCCAGTGTCTGGCACCGGGACGAGGCCGAGACCGGGCAGCTGCGCACCCTGCTGGAGCAGGACCCGATCCGGCTCCCCGAGCGGGTCGGCACCGGGCCCGTCTCCATGCCGTGGCCCGGGGGCGAGGAGGACGGCGAGAAGGCCGACGAGCCCGCCGCGTCCGCCCTCGCCTACCGGATCACCTCCGGCGGCCGGACACTCGGCGCCGTGCTCCTCGGCCGGGAGGGCCTCGCCCGCGTCCCCGACGAGGTGACCGCGCTCATCGAGGACTTCGTACGCCGGGTCGGCCTCGCCGTCGGTGCGGCCCGCGCCTACACCCGGCAGGCCACCATCAGCCGCATCCTGCAGCGAGCGCTGCTGCCCGGCAAGGTCGCCGACATACCGGGGGTCACCAGCTCGCTGGTGTACGAACCCAGCGACGACGGCGTCGTCGGCGGTGACTTCTACGACATCTTCCCGTGCCCCGGCGACCGCTGGTGCTTCGTGCTCGGCGATGTGCAGGGCAGCGGCCCCGAAGCCGCCGTCGTCACCGGCCTCGCCCGCCCCTGGCTGCGGCTGCTGGCCCGCGAGGGCTTCGGCGTCGGCGAGGTCCTGGACCGGCTCAACCGGCTGCTCCTCGACGACGCGATGGAGGCCGCCGAGGCGGCCGCGCTCATGGTGGCCGCCGCGGGCGGCCAGCAGACGGCGGACACCGGGCAGTCCCGCTTCCTGTCCCTGCTGTACGGAGAACTCGTACCGCTGCCCGGCGGCGGCGTGCGCTGCACCCTGGCCAGCGGCGGCCACCCGCTGCCGCTGCTGCTGCGGCCCGACGGCGAGGTGCGTCCGGCCGCCGAGCCGCAGATGCTGCTCGGGATCTTCGACGACGTCGCGTACGAGAGCCAGAGCTTCGAGCTGGCGCCCGGCGACAGCCTGCTGTGCGTCACGGACGGCGTGACGGAGCGGCGTTCCGGGCCGCTGATGTTCGACGACGGGGACGGGCTGGCCCTGGCGCTGGCCGGCTGCACCGGGCTGTCGGCCGACGGGATCGCGGACCGGATCAAACGGGCGGTGCACGAATTCGCCGAGCGGCCGCCCGACGACGACCTGGCGCTGCTGGTGCTGCAGGCGGGGTGA
- a CDS encoding AMP-dependent synthetase/ligase encodes MSDTLTLIENRPPSVANLFIDRVAATPDGEAYRYPVPSANGEGPDEWKSLSWAQAAERVYAVAAGLIGLGVRPEERIALAASTRVEWILVDLGVMCAGAATTTIYPSTNAEESAFILSDSASRVLIAEDAIQLAKARERRAELPDLAHVVVIDPEGAGPAEGDPEGWVLTLAELEARGAEYLAEHPEAIKERVAAITADQLATLIYTSGTTGRPKGVRLPHDNWSYMAKATVATGLITPEDVQYLWLPLAHVFGKVLTSGQIEVGHVTAIDGRVDKIIENLPVVQPTYMAAVPRIFEKVYNGVAAKARAGGGAKYKIFQWAAGVAREYATVAQDNFRRTGTASVPFALGAKHKVADALVFAKIREAFGGRLRACISGSAALAPDIGFFFAGAGIHILEGYGLTESSAASFVNPGEAYRTGTVGKPLPGTEVRIADDGEILLRGPGLMQGYHGQPEKTAEVLESDGWFHTGDIGELSVDGYLRITDRKKDLIKTSGGKYIAPAEVEGQFKAVCPFVSNILVHGADRNFCTALIALDEPTILGWAAENGLGGKPYAEVVASPQAVELIEGYVKRLNEGLQRWQTIKKFRLLPRDLDIEHGELTPSLKLKRPVVERAYKGLIDDMYAGSREA; translated from the coding sequence GTGAGCGACACACTGACCTTGATCGAGAACCGACCGCCCTCCGTGGCGAACCTCTTCATCGACCGCGTGGCGGCCACCCCGGACGGGGAGGCCTACCGCTACCCCGTCCCCTCGGCCAACGGCGAGGGACCCGATGAGTGGAAGTCCCTGAGCTGGGCACAGGCCGCCGAGCGGGTCTACGCCGTCGCGGCAGGGCTCATCGGTCTGGGTGTGCGGCCGGAGGAGCGGATCGCGCTCGCCGCCAGTACGCGAGTGGAATGGATCCTCGTCGACCTCGGTGTCATGTGCGCGGGTGCCGCCACCACCACGATCTACCCGTCGACCAACGCGGAGGAGTCGGCGTTCATCCTCTCCGACTCCGCGAGCCGGGTACTGATCGCCGAGGACGCCATCCAGCTGGCCAAGGCCCGCGAGCGCCGCGCCGAGCTGCCGGACCTCGCCCATGTCGTCGTCATCGACCCCGAGGGCGCCGGCCCCGCCGAGGGCGACCCCGAGGGCTGGGTGCTCACCCTCGCCGAGCTGGAGGCCCGCGGCGCCGAGTACCTGGCCGAGCACCCCGAGGCGATCAAGGAGCGGGTCGCCGCCATCACGGCCGACCAGCTGGCCACCCTGATCTACACCTCGGGCACCACCGGCCGCCCCAAGGGCGTACGCCTGCCGCACGACAACTGGTCGTACATGGCCAAGGCCACCGTGGCGACCGGGCTCATCACTCCGGAGGACGTGCAGTACCTCTGGCTGCCGCTCGCGCACGTCTTCGGCAAGGTCCTCACCTCCGGCCAGATCGAGGTCGGCCACGTCACCGCCATCGACGGCCGGGTTGACAAGATCATCGAGAACCTGCCGGTGGTCCAGCCGACGTACATGGCCGCCGTCCCCCGGATCTTCGAGAAGGTCTACAACGGCGTCGCCGCCAAGGCGCGGGCCGGCGGCGGGGCCAAGTACAAGATCTTCCAGTGGGCGGCCGGGGTCGCCCGCGAGTACGCCACGGTCGCGCAGGACAACTTCCGGCGCACCGGCACGGCCTCCGTCCCCTTCGCCCTCGGCGCCAAGCACAAGGTCGCCGACGCCCTCGTCTTCGCCAAGATCCGCGAAGCCTTCGGCGGCCGGCTGCGCGCCTGCATCTCCGGCTCCGCCGCGCTCGCCCCCGACATCGGCTTCTTCTTCGCCGGTGCCGGGATCCACATCCTGGAGGGCTACGGCCTCACCGAGTCCAGCGCCGCCTCCTTCGTCAACCCGGGCGAGGCCTACCGCACCGGCACCGTCGGCAAGCCGCTCCCCGGCACCGAGGTGCGGATCGCGGACGACGGCGAGATCCTGCTGCGCGGCCCCGGCCTGATGCAGGGCTACCACGGGCAGCCGGAGAAGACCGCCGAGGTGCTGGAGTCGGACGGCTGGTTCCACACCGGCGACATCGGCGAGCTGTCCGTGGACGGCTATCTCCGGATCACCGACCGCAAGAAGGACCTGATCAAGACGTCCGGCGGAAAGTACATCGCCCCGGCGGAGGTCGAGGGGCAGTTCAAGGCGGTCTGCCCGTTCGTCTCCAACATCCTGGTGCACGGCGCGGACCGTAACTTCTGCACCGCCCTGATCGCACTCGACGAGCCGACCATCCTCGGCTGGGCCGCCGAGAACGGCCTGGGCGGGAAGCCGTACGCCGAAGTGGTGGCCTCCCCGCAGGCCGTCGAGCTCATCGAGGGCTATGTGAAGCGGCTCAACGAGGGGCTGCAGCGCTGGCAGACCATCAAGAAGTTCCGGCTGCTGCCCCGTGACCTCGACATCGAGCACGGCGAGCTGACGCCCAGTCTCAAGCTGAAGAGGCCGGTCGTCGAGCGCGCGTACAAGGGTCTCATCGACGACATGTACGCAGGGTCCCGCGAGGCGTAA
- the hemW gene encoding radical SAM family heme chaperone HemW, protein MGGMPSVLPDGEPVPDDGALPRHALEGAADRPLGFYLHVPYCATRCGYCDFNTYTATELRGSGGALASRDNYATHLIGEVRQARKVLGDDPRPVRTVFVGGGTPTLLAAADLVRMLGAIREEFGLADDAEITTEANPESVGPAYLAELREGGFNRISFGMQSARQHVLKILDRTHTPGRPEACVAEAREAGFEHVNLDLIYGTPGESDDDWRASLDAAIGAGPDHVSAYALIVEEGTQLARRIRRGEIPMTDDDAHADRYLIADEAMAAAGFSWYEVSNWARTPEGRCLHNELYWRGADWWGAGPGAHSHVGGVRWWNVKHPGAYAQALAEGRSPGAGREILSEEDRRVERILLELRLQDGCPLGILAPAGLAASRRALADGLLESGPYERGRAVLTLRGRLLADAVVRDLVD, encoded by the coding sequence ATGGGCGGTATGCCTTCCGTACTGCCCGATGGTGAACCCGTACCCGACGACGGGGCGCTGCCCCGCCATGCCCTGGAAGGCGCCGCCGACCGGCCGCTCGGCTTCTACCTGCACGTGCCGTACTGCGCGACCCGCTGCGGCTACTGCGACTTCAACACCTACACCGCGACCGAGCTGCGCGGCTCCGGCGGCGCGCTGGCCTCCCGGGACAACTACGCCACCCATCTGATCGGCGAGGTCCGCCAGGCCCGCAAGGTGCTCGGGGACGATCCGCGTCCGGTCCGCACGGTCTTCGTCGGCGGCGGTACGCCGACCCTGCTGGCCGCCGCGGACCTGGTCCGGATGCTGGGGGCGATCCGCGAGGAGTTCGGGCTCGCGGACGACGCCGAGATCACCACCGAGGCCAATCCGGAGTCCGTCGGTCCGGCGTATCTCGCCGAGCTGCGGGAGGGCGGCTTCAACCGGATCTCGTTCGGGATGCAGAGCGCGCGGCAGCACGTGCTGAAGATCCTGGACCGTACGCATACGCCGGGGCGGCCCGAAGCGTGTGTCGCCGAGGCCCGGGAGGCGGGCTTCGAGCACGTCAACCTCGACCTGATCTACGGCACGCCGGGGGAGTCCGACGACGACTGGCGGGCCTCGCTGGACGCCGCGATCGGTGCGGGGCCGGACCATGTGTCCGCGTACGCGCTGATCGTCGAGGAGGGCACACAGCTGGCTCGGCGGATCCGGCGCGGCGAGATCCCGATGACCGACGACGACGCCCACGCGGACCGGTATCTGATCGCGGACGAGGCGATGGCCGCGGCGGGCTTCTCCTGGTACGAGGTGTCGAACTGGGCCCGTACGCCGGAGGGCCGGTGCCTGCACAACGAGCTGTACTGGCGAGGGGCCGACTGGTGGGGCGCCGGGCCCGGGGCGCACAGCCACGTCGGCGGGGTGCGCTGGTGGAACGTGAAGCATCCGGGTGCGTACGCGCAGGCGCTGGCCGAGGGGCGGTCGCCGGGGGCCGGGCGCGAAATCCTCTCCGAGGAGGACCGGCGGGTCGAGCGGATCCTGCTGGAGCTCCGGCTCCAGGACGGGTGCCCGCTCGGCATCCTGGCCCCGGCCGGTCTGGCCGCTTCCCGCCGTGCGCTGGCGGACGGGCTCCTGGAGTCCGGGCCGTACGAGCGGGGGCGGGCGGTGCTCACCTTGCGGGGGCGGTTGTTGGCGGATGCGGTGGTGCGGGATCTGGTGGACTGA
- a CDS encoding DUF3097 domain-containing protein, producing MRSYQPDLTPPWKKSAPVPEVPAETDLVVEEVSTGFCGAVIRCEKTAQGPTVTLEDRFGKHRVFPMEPRGFLLEGRVITLVRPSAAAPVRPARTASGSVAVPGARARVARAGRIYVEGRHDAELVERVWGDDLRIEGVVVEYLEGIDDLPAIVREFSPGPDARLGVLVDHLVPGSKESRIAAQVSDANVLVVGHPYIDVWEAVKPSSAGITAWPVVPRGQDWKTGVCRALGWPENTGAAWQRILSTVHSYRDLEPDLLGSVEHLIDFVTAPE from the coding sequence ATGCGCAGCTACCAGCCGGACCTGACCCCGCCGTGGAAGAAGTCCGCCCCCGTTCCCGAGGTCCCCGCCGAAACCGATCTGGTCGTGGAGGAGGTCTCCACCGGATTCTGCGGTGCGGTGATCCGCTGCGAGAAGACGGCCCAGGGTCCGACGGTGACCCTGGAGGACCGCTTCGGCAAGCACCGGGTGTTCCCGATGGAGCCGCGCGGCTTTCTGCTGGAGGGCCGGGTGATCACCCTCGTACGCCCCTCGGCCGCCGCTCCGGTGCGCCCCGCGCGCACGGCCTCGGGCTCGGTCGCGGTCCCCGGGGCGCGCGCCCGGGTCGCGCGGGCGGGCCGGATCTATGTGGAGGGCCGGCACGACGCGGAGCTGGTCGAACGGGTCTGGGGCGACGACCTGCGGATCGAGGGCGTGGTCGTCGAATACCTGGAGGGTATCGACGACCTCCCCGCCATCGTGCGCGAGTTCTCCCCCGGCCCGGACGCCAGGCTGGGCGTCCTGGTCGACCACCTGGTCCCCGGCTCCAAGGAGTCCCGGATCGCCGCTCAGGTCTCGGACGCGAACGTGCTGGTGGTCGGCCACCCCTACATCGACGTGTGGGAGGCGGTGAAGCCGTCCTCCGCGGGCATCACGGCCTGGCCGGTGGTACCGCGCGGCCAGGACTGGAAGACGGGCGTGTGCCGCGCCCTCGGCTGGCCGGAGAACACCGGCGCGGCCTGGCAGCGCATCCTGTCCACGGTCCACTCGTACCGCGACCTGGAGCCGGACCTGCTGGGTTCGGTGGAGCACCTGATCGACTTCGTGACAGCCCCCGAATAG